From the Anguilla rostrata isolate EN2019 chromosome 5, ASM1855537v3, whole genome shotgun sequence genome, the window TGATTCAAAGCTACAGAAGGAAAGGGTGCTGGGGGACGGGGGAAGGGTGAAACTCACTTTAGGGACAGGGGAGGCGTCCGTCATCTTCTTAGGGCCGCTGGTCTCGGGGCTCACCTCCGGGTGGTCCACCTGGACGTGGGTCTCCAGGTCGTCCACGGTCTCGAACTTCACCCCGCACTCGGGGCAGCGCAGTCCAGAGGCGGGCTTCTCCCCGCCGGGCTCCTGGGGCGTGGTGCCCGCCGAGCCTCCCCCGCCGAGCGGGGACTGGCCGTTGGCCCCGCGGCTCATGCAGCCGGCGCACAGCCCGTACGGCAGCCCGTTGACGTCCAGCTTGACcagctcctgcttgttcttgAACTCCTTGAGGCAGAGGGCGCACTTGTAGAACTTGTGGCCCGCCGGGTGCAGCTGGCCGTTGGGCGAGGACGAGGCCGAGCCCGAGCCGCCGCCTGCGACGCACGCCCCGGCGCCCCCGGTGGCGGAGGACGAGGACGACAGCTTCTGCATGTGGAAGGTGCCGTGGATCTTGAGCTCCAGCGTGGAGGTGACCGTCTGCATGCAGACCACGCAGCGGAAGCCCGTCAGGGAGTTGCGCAGGTCCGGGTGCATCTGGCAGTGCTCGATGAACTCCTCCTCGCTCTGCAGCGGCAGCTTGCAGATGCGGCAGGTGCCGGTGTCCAGGCTCTTGCTATGGGTGACCTTGTGCTCGGTCAGCGTGAGCAGGGAGGGGAAGCGCTCGCCGCAGATGGGGCACATGTAGTGCTTGGCCGGGCCCCGGTGCGTCTGCACGTGCTCCCGCAGGCCGCTCTCCGAGAAGAAGGTGCGGGAGCAGACGTTGCACTTGTGGCTGCCCTTGATGAAGTCGGCCTTCTTCTTGCGGGACCCGGCGTCGTCCTCGCCGGGCCGGATGTTGTGGTCGCGGAGCCGGTGGTTCTGGAGCAGCGTCTCCATGGTGTAGGCCGCCCCGCAGATGTCGCAGGCGTACATGGGCTCCGAGGCGTCCACCTCGTCCTCGCCGCTCGCCTCGTGGCTGTTGACCGCGTCCTGTCCGCCGCCTCCGCCCTTCAGCAGCACGCTCTGGAGGTCCCCCTGCTCCGCcgagctggccccgccccccctcttgGACCCGCCCTGAGCCACCCCGTTGGGCGTCCCGTTCTGGCTCCCGTTCCCGCCGTCCACCGCGCAGTGCTTCTCCCGCAGGTGCTTCTCCAGCAGCACGATGGCGTGGAAGGCCTTGCTGCAGAAGCGGCAGTTGTACTTCTTGCTGTGGGTGGTGATGTGGCACTGGAGCTCCACCTCCGTCCCGAAGGACTCCCCGCAGAAGATGCACTTGCGAGCCTTGGCCCCCGCGGCGCCGGCCGGGTGTCCCAGGTGGCTGTGCTTGACGTGAAGCTGCAGGTCGCCCTCGCGGCGGAAGTCCCAGGCGCAGGCCGTGCAGCGGTACATCTTCTTCTCGTTGCTGTGCTTGACGGCCAGGTGCACCTGGATGGAAACCTTGGAGTCGAAGACCTCCTGGCAGAGGGTGCAGTGGTAGAGCACGAAGGTGTGCATGTCCAGCAGGTGCTTCTGCAGGTCGTCCACAGAGGAGAATTGCTTGTCGCAGCTCTCGCACACGTactgggtggaggtggtggtgtagTGGACCGTCAGGTGCTGGAGCAGGGACTCTTGGGAGTCGAAGTCCTCCTTGTTGCACTGCGGGCAGGACTGCCTGCGGAGGAGGAGCTCAAGATGGGACTTCAGGTGGGCCTGGAAGCCCTCGAAGCTGGAGAAGCGCAAGTCACACTGGTTGCAGGGGTACTCCCCGTTGACTCCGCCCACAGGTGTGGTGTCAGACGACGGTCGGAGGCGCTTGCTGGAGGAGATCTCTATGTCAGACGAGGCGGGACTGAGGTCGGCCGCCCTGGCCTGCCTCTTGCTGTTGGCCAGCGGGATGTTCTTGTGGTTCTCCTTGATATGCTTGGTCAGCTTGAGCAGGGAGCCGAAGATGGGCGAGTTGGTGCAGTACGGGCAGGAGTAGACCTCCATGAAGGACTGGGACGGCTGCAGGACGGGCGACTCCAGCTTTGCCGCCGTCCCGGCGCCCGAGCAGTGGGTCTGCTGGATGTGCTCGGTCAGCGAGGACTCCGTCAGGAACCCCATGGAGCACTGGTTGCAAAAGAAGGCGTGGTTGCCCTCCAGAGGAGCCGACACGGCGCCCGGCAAGCAGTGGGACGCCCGGATGTGTTCCTGTAGGGAGTTGATGTCGGCGAACATATCCGGGCAGTAGTTGCAGTGGAAGGCGGTGACGTTGCTGAACTGCAGGAGGGGGaaagcggcggcggcggccgctgCCGCGCCAGCGCTGGTCCGGTGGGCCTTGCGGACGTGCTCGTTCAGGTTGTACAGCGTGGGCAGGGTGTCCAGGCACAGCTGACAGGTGTGGCTCTGCTGAGGTTTGTCGGCGTGGATGGTCTTCAGGTGGATCTCCAGCACCGCCAGGCTGTTGAAGTCCCGCTTGGAGCAGTAGGGGCAGCTGTAGGTCACCTTCACTGACGACGACCACCCGACGCCGCCCTCATCCcggtcggaggaggaggaggggcccaGCTTGCGCCCGCCCCTCGAGGGCTTGAGGGTGGAGTCCGGGGTGGAGCCCCTCTCCAGTGAGGCGCTGGAATCGGGCGTGGCACTGCTCATGGAGGCCACGCTGCCCAGCGCCGGGTCCGGGCTGGCGCTGTGGTTGCTGGAGTCGGGCTGCCGGTGGCTGTCCAGGTGGCAGTACACGTCCTCCACGGACAGGAAGTGCTCGGCGCACACGGGGCACTTGTGCTTGCGGTTGGCGTGGGCGCCGTCGATGTGGGCCAGCAGCGTGGCCTCGTCGCCGAAGATCTCGGGGCAGTGGATGCACTGCAGCTCGGCCCGGTCCGACAGCTGCGGGTGGCGCGTCAGCACGTGCCTCTCCAGCTCGTCCGTCTGGCTGAAGGTCTCCTCGCAGTAGTCGCACATGTACAGGTCCTGGTCGGggtcggccccgccctcccgccgGCCCTGCTCCCGCTCGGCGCGCGACGACGCCACGTGCTCCCGGTTCTTGCGGTGGGCCTGCATGTGGCTCTGCAGGGACGAGGTGGAGGAGAAGCCCCGCTTGCACACGCTGCACTTGAAGGGCTTGCTGGAGCTGTGGGTCTTCAGGTGGATCTTCAGGTGGTCGCTGCGGGAGAAGGCCGCCTCGCACTCCTGGCAGCTGTACTTCTTGTCGCCGGTGTGCAGCTTGACGTGGCGGTCGCGGCTGCGCTTGTGCTTGAAGAGGCGGCTGCAGAAGGTGCAGCGGAAGGGCAGCTTGTCGCTGTGGATCTGCTCGTGGCGCTTCAGGTAGCTGAGGCGGCTGAAGGACTTGTCGCAGAACTGGCAGGGGTACGGCAGGCCCGagccgccctcctcctccccctcgccgCCCGTGCCCAGGTCGCAGCAGCCGTCCCCCAGCATCTGCGAGGGAGACGCCACGTCTTTGCTGGAGGGGGAGGACGCCACCCAGGAGAGCCCCGGGTCGTCGTCGCCATCTGCAACAAACGCCAAAAACAGACagcattaaaattttaaaaatatacaccccacacacacccacccacacacacacatacaaaaaaagaaaagcgggAGCTAAGAACTGTAGACGTGACTTCCACTGAGCCTGTGAAATAAGgacagaatgtattttttatctcTCCGTGCTCCCTTTggaaccccccctccacccccttacCCCTCCCCAACACTCCTACCCCGGCATCCACCCCCatcaacccccaaaccccacgtCCCTTTAGGATagaatcttttttattttcgttACGGCAACCAGATACGAGCTTTGGATGAGAAAGCATTTCGAACCCGATTAGAAGAATTTCGGACAGGAAGGTCTTTCTGCGTTCTAGGGTAACGCTTACGAAACAAACCTCTTAATCGAATAAGgcttttatctgtttattttttactccAAGTGTAGACACGTGACAGTACACAGACTCAGATTAAATTTTACATGTATAAATATCTAACATGCCGCAGATGCTGGGTCTGGCATAGGGGATAaaattggtggggggggggggggctattttGCCCCCGTCCCAAGCCACGTTGTCTGCAGAGGCCTGTTCCAACTTAGCTCCAGCGTCAACTATTTAGCATATCCACTCGAAAAACCCTCCCGAACACATGGGAGGAGGAAGACTCATGACTTATTAAGCAGAAACACTGCCTAGCTGGGGTCCCAGGGTggctgagacagacacagaattTTCTATCACACagccctgtttgtttttcctcccttctttattttttaggtttaatttttttgacttgtgcgagaaggagaagaaaaaaaaagaaaaaaggaaagggagGAAAGGCGGTGGTCTTTGAGTGTTCGCAAAAAATGGACAATTCCACGCCTCTGGTCTGTTAACGTAACCCACCTCCCGAAGGTGTCGCCCCCTAGTGGCGGGGGGTTCTGTAAGGCAGGAGGAGAGATGCTGGGGCAGCAGAAAGGCAGGGCTTCCCTATTTCTACTGCAAGAATTCTAGGagtcgaggaggaggaggttgaGAGGCATCGTtgtttatattataatatttgcTGGCTGTTTTGCCTTCTGTCGCTCACTCTATCTTCCTGTtcatctctctgctcctcttgCACTTTCCATCTCACTTGCCTtatcccccctttctctttcgctctctctcgctctctctctctcgctcttacCCTGTACCTTTCaccctgtctctgtgtctgtctgttgcaTGCTAGAAGGCAAACGGGGGTGACAATGGGATTACCAAACAGGACCAAACCAAACCCACTCCCCTCGTGTACCCAGAGCCTTGTGTTGGTGTCAAATAAGGAACCCGACACAACTAAACCCAGAAACAGGGCAGGACGCCCGCTCAAAGAGAACGGGAGGTAGAAAAGAAAGCCAAGCGACTTAACGCCGCCAGACGGCAAATAAATCCGGGACCGGCGAGCGGCGCGGAGGCGAGCCGCGGCCCGACAGGTACGCCAGGAACGCGCCGGAAGAAAAACGCTTTCCGCAGAGTCCgcgggaaaagaaaaagaccgaataaggaaaaggaagaaaaaaaagaaaaaggaaaaaaaaaagctggcacATGCGGTCATTCTCCCGAATTATAAATCTATTAATGCTAATGCAATCCCTCTGACTGCGGCAGAATGTGAGAAATCACTTCTGAGAAAGGAGGAGATTATGGTCATTAAATACCCTTAATCCTTCGAAGTGTGGCGGTCGGGAAAAAAGAAGATCACATGGCTTTTAGAGGGCTTTTGTCATCCGACCGCCGGGGACTTGGCAAGAGCGCTAAACAGGGTAAGAAAATTCAATGAAAAGTTAAATTagaggaaaaaaacccaaaagaaaggggagaaggaaaaaaaaaggaggagatgggggggggagaaacggAGCCGATGGGACCGGGCGGGCAAACGCatgccgctcgctcgctctctctctctcccgcccgcTCTCGTTCCCGCACGCCACCCCgacgcccaccccccccgcagTCTCCTTCCCCCGCTCTTTAATAGCACGGCTCATTACAGAACGAGCCGGCAGTGATCGCGGCTGCCCCCGGCGACGGCCGTCACCCCGGCGACCCCCGCcccggggcgaggggggggggggggcgcggaggGTGGCGGGACAGAGGGGCCAAAAAGACAGGGCCCCCGCTCCGATGTCTGGCGTCCCGCTCCGGTCGGGGTCCGGTAATTGGGAGCCGGAGCGGCAGAAAAGCACGGGCGACAAAAGAGGCGGCGAAGGctgtaccccctcccccacccccccgcttcATCCGAGGTTCAAGGGGAAACCCTCGCAACCCTCCAaacaagccccaccccctccagctGGGCCAGGACGCGCCACCACGtaaccaccccccgcccccccgtccgcCGTTTAATGGCCAGCCCGAATGGCGCGGCCCGGACGCAGGGCAAAACGGGGTAATGAagacccacacccccacacccccccatctGGAGCGAGCCGCTCCTTTCATAGCGACACAAGGATGCGCggttctctctcttccccttcccaAAGCCTCCATCTGACCGTCCCCGGTTTGGCAGGCGCACCGCTCGCGCTCATGAAAAGAGCCCGGACAGACGGGCGGACGGCTCAGCCTCGACAAcggtcgccgccgccgccgccgccgtccgaCGCAAACAACTAATAAAACCTGAACAGATCATTAACCATCTGCCGCATCAACTTCACCAACGCGACCTCTgacttggaaaacaaacttaCGGATCATTAAATGCCAGCATGGTCAGTCTcagattgggggggtgggggggagttgcGGGGGAGGTTGTGCGGGTGGTGGTAGTAATAAGAGCATTTTGTTATTTGGACATTCATCCAATGCCATTGTTTGATGTAGCTAAGTGTGAGGACCATGGTTTCCAGACAAGTGTACTTGAGCACAAAGATAATGCCTCTAACAAATGAATACTTCTGTCAATGAGAGTCAGAGGCTCAGGCGCCATTCTGAAAGGCTGGGACGACGGGTTTAGTAGGGATCAGATCAGGGGACTTatcggtgtgtgcgtgtgtgtgtgtttcagtgtgcatgtgtgtttttgtgtgtgtgtgtgtgtatgactgcgTGAGTAAGCATGTTAAAGCTCGGAAGGGAACGCATCTACGtgtgggagtatgtgtgtgtgtgtgtgtgtgtttgcgtgcatgtgtgtttgtgtgtgtgtgtgtgtgtgtgtgtgtgtgtgtgtgtgtctgcacgtgtaAGCATGTTAAAGCCTGAAAGATGGGAATGCGTCTATGTGTGGGAGCATGtccgcgtgtgtgtttgcgtgcacgTACACGTTTGTTTGCACACAACGCCCACCGTCAGTCTCCATCCGCGAGCCGGCGTGCGCGTGCTGACGCCTCCGCGTTCGCAGTGTGTGGACCAGCGTTCACAGAGATGCTAACGCTTTGCTCTCAGCTTTCCTTGTTCAACCCATTCCACcgccaaaccccacccccccccccccccacccaaacatgCTCCGCTCCCCCCTTAGCTCCTGCTAAGCTATCCATGTTAATACCCGAGGCAAGAGATTCAAACCTACGGGGGGCAAAACGCGACTCGCGCGGCGGGCTCACGCAGCGAGCGTACTGTTGGGCTCTGCAAATCATC encodes:
- the znf423 gene encoding zinc finger protein 423 isoform X2 — encoded protein: MSRRKQAKPRSVKAVDEGEVSEFTGSWEPPSVQTDVTGTDREAEQKERRAGLEDGDQSVTSHDDRVCDDDLDDESIFTCDNCQQDFDCLAELTEHRTHHCPADGDDDPGLSWVASSPSSKDVASPSQMLGDGCCDLGTGGEGEEEGGSGLPYPCQFCDKSFSRLSYLKRHEQIHSDKLPFRCTFCSRLFKHKRSRDRHVKLHTGDKKYSCQECEAAFSRSDHLKIHLKTHSSSKPFKCSVCKRGFSSTSSLQSHMQAHRKNREHVASSRAEREQGRREGGADPDQDLYMCDYCEETFSQTDELERHVLTRHPQLSDRAELQCIHCPEIFGDEATLLAHIDGAHANRKHKCPVCAEHFLSVEDVYCHLDSHRQPDSSNHSASPDPALGSVASMSSATPDSSASLERGSTPDSTLKPSRGGRKLGPSSSSDRDEGGVGWSSSVKVTYSCPYCSKRDFNSLAVLEIHLKTIHADKPQQSHTCQLCLDTLPTLYNLNEHVRKAHRTSAGAAAAAAAAFPLLQFSNVTAFHCNYCPDMFADINSLQEHIRASHCLPGAVSAPLEGNHAFFCNQCSMGFLTESSLTEHIQQTHCSGAGTAAKLESPVLQPSQSFMEVYSCPYCTNSPIFGSLLKLTKHIKENHKNIPLANSKRQARAADLSPASSDIEISSSKRLRPSSDTTPVGGVNGEYPCNQCDLRFSSFEGFQAHLKSHLELLLRRQSCPQCNKEDFDSQESLLQHLTVHYTTTSTQYVCESCDKQFSSVDDLQKHLLDMHTFVLYHCTLCQEVFDSKVSIQVHLAVKHSNEKKMYRCTACAWDFRREGDLQLHVKHSHLGHPAGAAGAKARKCIFCGESFGTEVELQCHITTHSKKYNCRFCSKAFHAIVLLEKHLREKHCAVDGGNGSQNGTPNGVAQGGSKRGGGASSAEQGDLQSVLLKGGGGGQDAVNSHEASGEDEVDASEPMYACDICGAAYTMETLLQNHRLRDHNIRPGEDDAGSRKKKADFIKGSHKCNVCSRTFFSESGLREHVQTHRGPAKHYMCPICGERFPSLLTLTEHKVTHSKSLDTGTCRICKLPLQSEEEFIEHCQMHPDLRNSLTGFRCVVCMQTVTSTLELKIHGTFHMQKLSSSSSATGGAGACVAGGGSGSASSSPNGQLHPAGHKFYKCALCLKEFKNKQELVKLDVNGLPYGLCAGCMSRGANGQSPLGGGGSAGTTPQEPGGEKPASGLRCPECGVKFETVDDLETHVQVDHPEVSPETSGPKKMTDASPVPKKKTYQCIKCQMTFETEREIQIHVANHMIEEGINHECKLCNQMFDSPAKLLCHLIEHSFEGMGGTFKCPVCFTVFVQANKLQQHIFAVHGQEDKIYDCSQCPQKFFFQTELQNHTLSQHAQ
- the znf423 gene encoding zinc finger protein 423 isoform X3, encoding MSRRKQAKPRSVKDVTGTDREAEQKERRAGLEDGDQSVTSHDDRVCDDDLDDESIFTCDNCQQDFDCLAELTEHRTHHCPADGDDDPGLSWVASSPSSKDVASPSQMLGDGCCDLGTGGEGEEEGGSGLPYPCQFCDKSFSRLSYLKRHEQIHSDKLPFRCTFCSRLFKHKRSRDRHVKLHTGDKKYSCQECEAAFSRSDHLKIHLKTHSSSKPFKCSVCKRGFSSTSSLQSHMQAHRKNREHVASSRAEREQGRREGGADPDQDLYMCDYCEETFSQTDELERHVLTRHPQLSDRAELQCIHCPEIFGDEATLLAHIDGAHANRKHKCPVCAEHFLSVEDVYCHLDSHRQPDSSNHSASPDPALGSVASMSSATPDSSASLERGSTPDSTLKPSRGGRKLGPSSSSDRDEGGVGWSSSVKVTYSCPYCSKRDFNSLAVLEIHLKTIHADKPQQSHTCQLCLDTLPTLYNLNEHVRKAHRTSAGAAAAAAAAFPLLQFSNVTAFHCNYCPDMFADINSLQEHIRASHCLPGAVSAPLEGNHAFFCNQCSMGFLTESSLTEHIQQTHCSGAGTAAKLESPVLQPSQSFMEVYSCPYCTNSPIFGSLLKLTKHIKENHKNIPLANSKRQARAADLSPASSDIEISSSKRLRPSSDTTPVGGVNGEYPCNQCDLRFSSFEGFQAHLKSHLELLLRRQSCPQCNKEDFDSQESLLQHLTVHYTTTSTQYVCESCDKQFSSVDDLQKHLLDMHTFVLYHCTLCQEVFDSKVSIQVHLAVKHSNEKKMYRCTACAWDFRREGDLQLHVKHSHLGHPAGAAGAKARKCIFCGESFGTEVELQCHITTHSKKYNCRFCSKAFHAIVLLEKHLREKHCAVDGGNGSQNGTPNGVAQGGSKRGGGASSAEQGDLQSVLLKGGGGGQDAVNSHEASGEDEVDASEPMYACDICGAAYTMETLLQNHRLRDHNIRPGEDDAGSRKKKADFIKGSHKCNVCSRTFFSESGLREHVQTHRGPAKHYMCPICGERFPSLLTLTEHKVTHSKSLDTGTCRICKLPLQSEEEFIEHCQMHPDLRNSLTGFRCVVCMQTVTSTLELKIHGTFHMQKLSSSSSATGGAGACVAGGGSGSASSSPNGQLHPAGHKFYKCALCLKEFKNKQELVKLDVNGLPYGLCAGCMSRGANGQSPLGGGGSAGTTPQEPGGEKPASGLRCPECGVKFETVDDLETHVQVDHPEVSPETSGPKKMTDASPVPKKKTYQCIKCQMTFETEREIQIHVANHMIGEPAQLQEEGINHECKLCNQMFDSPAKLLCHLIEHSFEGMGGTFKCPVCFTVFVQANKLQQHIFAVHGQEDKIYDCSQCPQKFFFQTELQNHTLSQHAQ
- the znf423 gene encoding zinc finger protein 423 isoform X1 translates to MSRRKQAKPRSVKAVDEGEVSEFTGSWEPPSVQTDVTGTDREAEQKERRAGLEDGDQSVTSHDDRVCDDDLDDESIFTCDNCQQDFDCLAELTEHRTHHCPADGDDDPGLSWVASSPSSKDVASPSQMLGDGCCDLGTGGEGEEEGGSGLPYPCQFCDKSFSRLSYLKRHEQIHSDKLPFRCTFCSRLFKHKRSRDRHVKLHTGDKKYSCQECEAAFSRSDHLKIHLKTHSSSKPFKCSVCKRGFSSTSSLQSHMQAHRKNREHVASSRAEREQGRREGGADPDQDLYMCDYCEETFSQTDELERHVLTRHPQLSDRAELQCIHCPEIFGDEATLLAHIDGAHANRKHKCPVCAEHFLSVEDVYCHLDSHRQPDSSNHSASPDPALGSVASMSSATPDSSASLERGSTPDSTLKPSRGGRKLGPSSSSDRDEGGVGWSSSVKVTYSCPYCSKRDFNSLAVLEIHLKTIHADKPQQSHTCQLCLDTLPTLYNLNEHVRKAHRTSAGAAAAAAAAFPLLQFSNVTAFHCNYCPDMFADINSLQEHIRASHCLPGAVSAPLEGNHAFFCNQCSMGFLTESSLTEHIQQTHCSGAGTAAKLESPVLQPSQSFMEVYSCPYCTNSPIFGSLLKLTKHIKENHKNIPLANSKRQARAADLSPASSDIEISSSKRLRPSSDTTPVGGVNGEYPCNQCDLRFSSFEGFQAHLKSHLELLLRRQSCPQCNKEDFDSQESLLQHLTVHYTTTSTQYVCESCDKQFSSVDDLQKHLLDMHTFVLYHCTLCQEVFDSKVSIQVHLAVKHSNEKKMYRCTACAWDFRREGDLQLHVKHSHLGHPAGAAGAKARKCIFCGESFGTEVELQCHITTHSKKYNCRFCSKAFHAIVLLEKHLREKHCAVDGGNGSQNGTPNGVAQGGSKRGGGASSAEQGDLQSVLLKGGGGGQDAVNSHEASGEDEVDASEPMYACDICGAAYTMETLLQNHRLRDHNIRPGEDDAGSRKKKADFIKGSHKCNVCSRTFFSESGLREHVQTHRGPAKHYMCPICGERFPSLLTLTEHKVTHSKSLDTGTCRICKLPLQSEEEFIEHCQMHPDLRNSLTGFRCVVCMQTVTSTLELKIHGTFHMQKLSSSSSATGGAGACVAGGGSGSASSSPNGQLHPAGHKFYKCALCLKEFKNKQELVKLDVNGLPYGLCAGCMSRGANGQSPLGGGGSAGTTPQEPGGEKPASGLRCPECGVKFETVDDLETHVQVDHPEVSPETSGPKKMTDASPVPKKKTYQCIKCQMTFETEREIQIHVANHMIGEPAQLQEEGINHECKLCNQMFDSPAKLLCHLIEHSFEGMGGTFKCPVCFTVFVQANKLQQHIFAVHGQEDKIYDCSQCPQKFFFQTELQNHTLSQHAQ